In Gammaproteobacteria bacterium, the DNA window TTGATTTGACAGTGTCAAATGGGATTCCTATTTATGCGATAAAAATTGTTATATGTCTCCCGAACGGCTACACAAAAGCTACCGAATAGCTACCCAAAATCAAAAATGTCTCCCAAATGGATACCAAAAATAAAAAATGTATACCAAATGGAGACATAAATTTGTCTCCATTTGGTATACATTCGGTCTCCATATGGTATATATTTTTCTGAAATTCTTACAAAGAATATTATTATATTTAGACAACATTACAAATTTTTTAAGAAGTAATTTTGCTTTTCGAAATTCCAAATTGCCGTAATTGAATGAGCTTTTTGTTCTTCTTCTGTCGTTTTTTCTTCATCACTTGTTTGAATTAAGTTACCATCTTCGGCATCATCTAAATTCAAAAGTTTATGCTTTTTCTTAAGCAATCCACCATAACTCAACATGCGTTTTCTGTATAAACCTTGTTCTAAATCTTGAACAATTTCTGCGTCTTTTTCATGATTTCCCGTTAAATAATCAGACGACTTAACCGAGTATTTTGATGTCTCTTTAATTGCAGCTTGTATATCTTTATCGCCTTTTTTATTTGGCTTAATTGCTTTGATATTTGCGACAGGTTTGTAATCAACTTGAAGTGCTTTTTGCCATAAATTGATCCACTCTTCTTGAGTAATATAATTTTCTTTTTTTCTAAAATATGCATTTTCAACACACAATAAAACATGCATATGTTGATTATAACTACCGTCATTTTTATTAACTGTAACTTCAGTTGAACGCATAAAACCGATTAAATTCTTTTTAACTTTTGCATACATTTTCAACTTGTTAAAAGCTTTCGACATATGTTTTAAACTTTGTTCTAAATGCTCACCATCAATCGCATTTTTCGTTGAAAGTGTTAAAAACAACCAACGTGCTTTTGGTTTTTCTTTAATAACTTCCTCAATTACTTTTTGGGCTTGATAACTGTTTTTCATTGAACGCCTCCAATTACAAACCGGACATAATTTAGACTTACAAAACCATGTTTTATAAAGTTTTAAATACCCTTCATCAGTCGGCTTAAATTCTAAGACGTTACCACATTGTTTTACGTTAAAAGCCTTTTTAATTTTTAAAATTTCTAGTATATCAGCATAACTTACATTGCCGATTTTCTTTTCTCTCCATGGGCGTTGCGTCCCACTTTTAGACATATCTTTCAATGTTTCATTATCTTGATTTTCGTCTATATATCTTGTAGTATTAAATTGCATAAAAAATCCCCCAGTAATGATTTAGATTCGACACCTTAATCATATAACTGGG includes these proteins:
- the rep gene encoding Protein rep, which produces MQFNTTRYIDENQDNETLKDMSKSGTQRPWREKKIGNVSYADILEILKIKKAFNVKQCGNVLEFKPTDEGYLKLYKTWFCKSKLCPVCNWRRSMKNSYQAQKVIEEVIKEKPKARWLFLTLSTKNAIDGEHLEQSLKHMSKAFNKLKMYAKVKKNLIGFMRSTEVTVNKNDGSYNQHMHVLLCVENAYFRKKENYITQEEWINLWQKALQVDYKPVANIKAIKPNKKGDKDIQAAIKETSKYSVKSSDYLTGNHEKDAEIVQDLEQGLYRKRMLSYGGLLKKKHKLLNLDDAEDGNLIQTSDEEKTTEEEQKAHSITAIWNFEKQNYFLKNL